The Desulfurella sp. genome has a window encoding:
- a CDS encoding aminotransferase class IV family protein, giving the protein MFPLFETIKILDGKIYNLSFHQKRLEFSFETYFYKKATFLLSDIISIPNEFSKGLVKLRFLYSEKNYKVEFFHYRPRKISTLKVVENNEINYSLKFTNRSQINDLLRQQGFCDDILIIKNGFITDTSIANIVFYNGKEWITPTTPLLMGTCRAKLLKENKIKEEVIKITDLHKFKAFCLINALNCSNLSPIPITNVYF; this is encoded by the coding sequence ATGTTCCCATTATTTGAAACTATAAAAATTTTAGATGGTAAAATTTATAATTTATCATTCCATCAAAAACGCTTAGAATTTTCTTTTGAAACCTACTTTTATAAAAAAGCAACTTTCCTTTTGAGTGATATCATTAGTATTCCAAATGAATTTTCTAAAGGTCTAGTTAAACTCCGTTTTTTATATTCTGAAAAAAACTATAAGGTTGAATTTTTTCATTATAGACCACGTAAAATTAGTACTTTAAAAGTTGTTGAAAATAACGAGATAAATTATTCTTTAAAATTTACAAATCGTTCGCAAATAAATGATTTGCTACGCCAACAAGGGTTTTGTGATGATATTTTGATTATAAAAAATGGATTTATCACTGACACATCAATTGCAAATATTGTATTTTATAATGGAAAAGAATGGATAACTCCCACAACACCTTTGTTAATGGGAACATGTAGAGCTAAATTGTTAAAAGAAAACAAAATTAAAGAAGAAGTTATAAAAATAACAGATCTTCATAAATTCAAGGCGTTTTGCTTAATAAATGCCTTAAATTGCAGCAATCTTTCACCAATTCCAATTACTAATGTATATTTTTAG
- a CDS encoding aminodeoxychorismate synthase component I — protein sequence MTLLEFVEKANFYGAKHIPFLFLIDFEMCKPFLCTLDKASELNVFYQIRSKRNFKNKKILRCNKPVLDLYPVKYDEYLKAFSFVMKNILAGNTYLLNLTFPTDITTNCSLLELFYSARSPYKLFFDNQFIFFSPESFIRTKDRFIFSYPMKGTIDAGLPDAKKVILKNKKEEWEHKTIVDLIRNDLSIVAKNITVTRFRFITKIHTNRKDLLQVSSEIRGELSANWHNKIGEVLVNLLPAGSISGAPKQKTVEIIKEAEKIDRGYYTGIFGIYDGTNIDSCVNIRFIEKIGNHIRFRSGGGITSSSNPIDEYRELKDKVYVPII from the coding sequence ATGACTCTTTTAGAATTTGTAGAAAAAGCAAATTTCTATGGTGCAAAACATATTCCCTTTTTATTTTTAATTGATTTTGAAATGTGTAAACCTTTTTTATGTACTTTAGATAAAGCTTCTGAGTTAAATGTTTTCTATCAAATTAGGAGTAAAAGAAATTTTAAAAATAAAAAGATACTTAGATGTAATAAACCTGTACTCGACTTATACCCAGTCAAATACGATGAATATTTGAAAGCATTTAGCTTTGTAATGAAAAATATTTTGGCAGGAAATACCTATTTATTGAATTTAACGTTTCCAACAGATATTACAACTAATTGTTCATTATTGGAACTTTTTTATAGTGCTAGATCTCCTTATAAACTTTTTTTCGATAACCAATTTATTTTTTTCTCGCCTGAATCTTTTATAAGAACTAAAGATAGGTTTATTTTTTCATACCCTATGAAAGGAACTATTGATGCTGGTTTGCCTGATGCAAAAAAAGTTATTTTAAAAAACAAAAAAGAGGAATGGGAACATAAAACTATTGTTGATTTAATAAGAAATGATCTATCTATAGTTGCAAAAAACATTACCGTTACAAGGTTTAGATTTATTACAAAAATACATACCAATAGAAAAGATTTATTACAGGTAAGTTCTGAAATCCGCGGCGAGCTTTCAGCAAATTGGCATAATAAAATTGGCGAAGTTTTAGTCAATTTATTACCTGCAGGGTCAATAAGTGGTGCACCAAAGCAAAAAACAGTAGAAATTATTAAGGAAGCAGAAAAAATTGACAGAGGATACTATACTGGCATTTTTGGTATTTATGATGGTACAAATATTGATAGCTGTGTAAATATTCGCTTTATAGAAAAAATCGGAAATCATATACGGTTTCGCAGTGGAGGTGGTATTACATCGAGTAGTAATCCAATAGATGAATATAGAGAATTAAAAGATAAAGTATATGTTCCCATTATTTGA
- a CDS encoding aminodeoxychorismate/anthranilate synthase component II → MRKINVLLIDNTDSFTYNIVDYLRKMDNLKTKIIQSNKISPAEVSDFDKIIISPGPGLPKDFPIIYEIIKEYHTSKHILGICLGYLAIGSFFGANLVNIFPVVHGQAHKIKVVKQSPIFKNIPKTLKVGLYHSWAIDHKNFPKELEITAVSENGVIMSISSKKFNIFGVQFHPESYITQYGFNILKNFIDIT, encoded by the coding sequence ATGAGAAAAATTAATGTTCTCTTAATTGATAATACAGATTCATTTACCTATAACATAGTTGATTATTTAAGAAAAATGGACAATTTAAAAACAAAAATCATACAAAGTAATAAAATTAGCCCAGCTGAAGTAAGTGATTTTGATAAAATAATAATATCCCCTGGTCCAGGATTACCAAAAGACTTTCCTATTATCTATGAAATTATTAAAGAATACCATACATCCAAACATATTCTGGGAATTTGTTTGGGTTATTTAGCGATAGGTAGTTTCTTTGGTGCCAATCTTGTTAATATTTTTCCAGTTGTGCATGGTCAAGCACATAAAATTAAAGTAGTAAAACAAAGCCCAATATTTAAAAACATACCTAAAACTTTAAAAGTAGGATTGTATCACTCATGGGCTATCGATCATAAAAATTTTCCTAAAGAATTAGAAATCACAGCTGTTTCCGAAAATGGTGTTATAATGTCCATTTCTTCCAAAAAATTCAATATTTTTGGAGTTCAATTTCATCCTGAGTCCTATATAACACAGTACGGCTTTAATATTTTAAAAAACTTTATTGATATAACCTGA
- a CDS encoding P-II family nitrogen regulator, with the protein MKKIEAIIKPFKLDEVKEALLEVGIGGMTIVEVKGYGRQKGHTEIYRGAEYVVDFLPKVKIEVVVKDDQLDLVVEKIIEHAKTGKIGDGKIFIYNVDKAIRIRTLDINEEAL; encoded by the coding sequence ATGAAGAAAATAGAAGCCATCATCAAGCCGTTTAAGCTTGATGAAGTAAAAGAAGCTTTATTGGAAGTAGGAATTGGCGGTATGACTATTGTCGAAGTTAAAGGCTATGGCAGGCAAAAAGGTCATACGGAAATTTACCGAGGTGCAGAGTATGTTGTTGATTTCTTACCAAAAGTAAAAATTGAAGTAGTTGTAAAAGATGATCAACTGGATCTAGTTGTAGAAAAGATTATAGAACACGCCAAAACAGGAAAAATTGGAGATGGTAAAATATTTATCTACAATGTAGATAAAGCAATAAGAATAAGAACGCTTGATATAAATGAAGAAGCTCTATAG
- a CDS encoding ammonium transporter: MKKVLFILFWILGIPAFSFASATPVLNSGDTAWMLTSSALVMLMTPAGLALFYGGMGRSKNILNTIGLSLIAYAVVSVAWMLWGFSFAFGPDIDGIIGSTKYLFLSGVSGSSIFPGTTIPVFVEAAFQMTFAAITVALASGSVVERVKFSSWIWFSLLWVTFIYAPIAHWVWGGGWLSKLGALDFAGGTVVHINAGVAGLVFALMLGKRKGYGSQAMPPASITLTILGAALLWFGWFGFNAGSAGAANGLAGSAWVATNTAAAIGALSWMYCEWIVNKHPTMLGAASGAVAGLVAITPASGFVNLEGALVIGLISGIVGFLGAGVIKRFFKYDDSLDAFGVHALNGIWGALATGIFADPLINAAGKGALYGNPKQILIQAIAIAATIIYTAIGTFIVVKIVSLLTGGIRVDEETEVMGLDLAVHSEKGFDL, from the coding sequence ATGAAAAAAGTTTTATTTATATTGTTTTGGATATTAGGTATACCTGCTTTTTCTTTTGCTTCTGCTACGCCTGTACTAAACTCTGGAGATACTGCATGGATGCTTACATCAAGCGCACTTGTTATGCTTATGACGCCAGCTGGTCTTGCTTTATTTTATGGTGGGATGGGCAGATCAAAAAACATATTAAACACTATAGGCTTATCATTGATTGCATATGCTGTTGTAAGTGTCGCATGGATGCTTTGGGGATTTAGTTTTGCTTTTGGACCGGATATTGATGGTATTATTGGTTCAACAAAGTATTTATTCTTAAGTGGTGTAAGCGGTTCTTCAATATTTCCCGGTACAACTATACCTGTTTTTGTAGAAGCGGCTTTTCAAATGACATTTGCTGCCATTACTGTGGCTTTGGCAAGCGGTTCAGTGGTAGAGCGTGTTAAATTTTCTTCATGGATATGGTTTAGTTTATTGTGGGTTACTTTTATATATGCTCCTATCGCTCACTGGGTATGGGGCGGAGGATGGCTTTCTAAACTTGGCGCACTGGATTTTGCTGGTGGCACTGTAGTACATATAAATGCTGGTGTTGCAGGTTTAGTATTTGCTTTAATGCTTGGCAAAAGAAAAGGCTATGGAAGTCAGGCTATGCCACCTGCCTCTATTACCTTAACAATTTTAGGTGCTGCGCTTTTGTGGTTTGGGTGGTTTGGGTTTAACGCAGGTAGTGCAGGCGCAGCAAATGGTTTGGCTGGCAGTGCATGGGTTGCAACAAATACAGCAGCAGCAATTGGCGCACTAAGCTGGATGTATTGTGAATGGATTGTAAATAAACACCCTACAATGCTGGGTGCAGCAAGTGGTGCAGTAGCCGGGCTTGTTGCGATTACACCAGCAAGTGGTTTTGTAAATTTAGAAGGAGCTTTAGTTATTGGACTAATCTCTGGTATAGTGGGCTTTTTAGGTGCTGGTGTAATAAAGAGATTTTTTAAGTATGATGATTCTTTGGATGCATTTGGCGTGCATGCGCTAAATGGTATATGGGGTGCTTTGGCTACAGGTATATTTGCAGACCCTCTAATCAATGCTGCAGGCAAAGGCGCTTTATATGGTAACCCAAAGCAAATACTCATTCAGGCAATAGCTATAGCTGCTACTATAATTTACACTGCCATTGGCACATTTATAGTGGTAAAAATAGTATCACTGCTAACAGGCGGCATAAGGGTAGATGAAGAAACAGAGGTAATGGGTCTTGATTTGGCTGTGCACTCAGAAAAGGGGTTTGATTTATAA